The Deltaproteobacteria bacterium RBG_16_64_85 genome segment CGATCGTGAAGGGAAACTTCTCCCTGGAACCGGGCCTGCCGGAGTCCTTCAACGTCCTGATCAAGGAGCTGCAGGCGCTGGGGCTGGACGTGGAGCTGATCAGCGAGGAAGGGAAGTAGGAACCTCATAACCGGAACGAACCCTGGAGGCGCCCCTTGGAAGACCTCTTTACGAGAGCCGAAAAACCGAAGGATCCCCTGTATTTTTCAGGGATCCGGATTTCCATCGCTTCACCGGACCAGATCCAGAAGTGGTCGCACGGCGAGGTGAAGAAGCCGGAGACGCTCAACTACCGGACGTTCAAGCCGGAACGGGACGGTCTGTTCTGCGCCAAGATCTTCGGCCCCATCAAGGACTACGAGTGCAACTGCGGCAAGTACAAGCGGATGAAGCACCGCGGGATCGTCTGCGAGAAATGCGGGGTCGAAGTGATCCAGTCGAAGGTCCGCCGGGAGCGGATGGGGCACATCGAGCTGGCCTCCCCGGTCGCCCACATCTGGTTCCTGAAAAGCCTTCCCAGCCGCATCGCCACGATCCTGGACATGCCGATGAAGGACGTGGAGGCAGTCATCTACTTCGAAAAGTACATCGTGATCCAGCCCGGCGGCACGGACCTCCAGAAGATGGAGATCCTGACCGAGGCGAAGTTCCGGGAGAAGCGGGAGTCGTTCGGGGACGGGTTCAAGGCGGGAATGGGAGCGGAGGCCGTGAAGGCGCTCCTGGAAACGCTGAACCTCGAGAAGCTCTCCGAGGAGCTACGCCGGGAGATGGTGGACACCGCCTCCGAGGCGAAGAAGAAGAAGATTTCCAAACGGCTGAAGATCGTCGAGGCCTTCAGAGACAGCGGTCAGCGTCCCGAGTGGATGATCATGAGCGTGATCCCGGTGCTTCCGCCCGACCTGCGTCCCCTGGTTCCCCTCGACGGCGGCCGGTTCGCCACCTCGGACCTCAACGACCTCTACCGCCGCGTGATCAACCGGAACAACCGTCTGAAGCGGCTGCTCGACCTGTCCGCCCCCGAGATCATCATCCGCAACGAGAAGCGGATGCTGCAGGAGGCGGTCGACGCGCTGTTCGACAACGGCCGGCGCGGCAAGCTCATCACCGGCTCGAACAAGCGGCCCCTGAAGTCCCTCTCCGACATGCTGAAGGGGAAGGGCGGGCGGTTCCGCCAGAACCTGCTGGGAAAGCGGGTGGACTACTCCGGGCGGTCGGTGATCGTCGTGGGGCCGGAGCTGAAGCTTCACCAGTGCGGGCTCCCGAAGAAGATGGCCCTCGAGCTGTTCAAGCCGTTCATCTTCAACAAGCTGGAGGAAGGCGGACACGCGACCACGATCAAGGCCGCCAAGAAGATGGTGGAGAAGGAGAAGCGGGAGGTCTGGGACGCCCTCGACGAGGTCATCCGCCAGCTTCCGGTGATGCTCAACCGCGCGCCCACGCTGCACCGCCTGGGAATCCAGGCGTTCGAACCCGTCCTCATCGAGGGGAAGGCAATCCAGCTCCATCCGCTCGTGTGCACCGCGTTCAACGCCGACTTCGACGGGGACCAGATGGCGGTCCACGTTCCCCTGTCGCTCGAGGCGCAGATGGAGGCGCGGGTCCTCATGATGTCCACGAACAACATCCTCTCCCCGGCCCACGGGAAGCCGGTGATCAGCCCCACCCAGGACATCGTGCTGGGGATCTACTATCTGACCCGCCCGCGCGAGGGCCTGAAGGGGCACGGAAAGCTGTTCGCCAGCTTCGAGGAGGTGCGGATCGCGTTCGACGCCGGAGAGGCGGAGCTCCAGTCGCAAATCCGGGTCCGGGTGAACGGGAAGCTCCTCGAAACCACGACGGGGCGTGTCCTTTTGTACGAGGTCGTGCCGAAGGAAGTCCCGTTCGAGTTCGTCAACAAGGTGATGAAGAAAAAGGACTTAGCCGAGCTGATCGACGTCGCCTACCGCAGCTGCGGTCAGAAGGCCACCGTGATCCTGGCGGACCAGCTCAAGACCACGGGGTTCCATTACGCGACTCTCTCCGGGCTCTCGATCTGCATCGACGACATGAAGATCCCGTCCAACAAGACGAGACTCCTCGACAAGGCGACCGCGGAGGTCGAGGCCGTCGTCGACGAGCACCGCGAGGGGCTGATCACCAACGGCGAGCGTTACAACAAGGTGGTCGACATCTGGTCGGCGGCGACCGAGCAGATCGCCGAGGAGATGCTTCGCGAGATGGGGACCGAATCCATCCGGGGAAAGGACGGCAAG includes the following:
- a CDS encoding DNA-directed RNA polymerase subunit beta', with protein sequence MEDLFTRAEKPKDPLYFSGIRISIASPDQIQKWSHGEVKKPETLNYRTFKPERDGLFCAKIFGPIKDYECNCGKYKRMKHRGIVCEKCGVEVIQSKVRRERMGHIELASPVAHIWFLKSLPSRIATILDMPMKDVEAVIYFEKYIVIQPGGTDLQKMEILTEAKFREKRESFGDGFKAGMGAEAVKALLETLNLEKLSEELRREMVDTASEAKKKKISKRLKIVEAFRDSGQRPEWMIMSVIPVLPPDLRPLVPLDGGRFATSDLNDLYRRVINRNNRLKRLLDLSAPEIIIRNEKRMLQEAVDALFDNGRRGKLITGSNKRPLKSLSDMLKGKGGRFRQNLLGKRVDYSGRSVIVVGPELKLHQCGLPKKMALELFKPFIFNKLEEGGHATTIKAAKKMVEKEKREVWDALDEVIRQLPVMLNRAPTLHRLGIQAFEPVLIEGKAIQLHPLVCTAFNADFDGDQMAVHVPLSLEAQMEARVLMMSTNNILSPAHGKPVISPTQDIVLGIYYLTRPREGLKGHGKLFASFEEVRIAFDAGEAELQSQIRVRVNGKLLETTTGRVLLYEVVPKEVPFEFVNKVMKKKDLAELIDVAYRSCGQKATVILADQLKTTGFHYATLSGLSICIDDMKIPSNKTRLLDKATAEVEAVVDEHREGLITNGERYNKVVDIWSAATEQIAEEMLREMGTESIRGKDGKEKKVPSFNPIYMMADSGARGSDKQMRQLAGMRGLMAKPSGEIIETPITSNFREGLSVGQYFISTHGARKGLADTALKTANSGYLTRRLVDVAQDCIIVEADCQTLDGIPVRALIEGGEIIDRLSDRILGRVVLEDIYDADENLILSANEEIDEDVARQIEMSGLDEVKIRSALTCESKRGVCALCYGRDLARGKMVANGESIGIIAAQSIGEPGTQLTMRTFHIGGAASRFVEQSYIQAKHDGKVKFQGLSVVKNKEGKLVAMNRNGFLIVADENKREREKYQITYGATLMVKDGEKIKEGQRLAEWDPYNIPILTEVSGRIKFGDIIEGVTMRDQVDEVTGRSTRVIIEPRDPDARPRISLKDEKNRTLKLPGSTSDARYLLPMGSNILVDESQVVQAGTIIAKIPRETTKTKDITGGLPRVAELFEARKPKEYAVISEIDGVVRLGKDFKGKRKIQVVPDIGEAREYTIPRGKHITVHDGERVRAGEALMDGSPNPHDILRVLGDKELARFLVDEIQEVYRLQGVRINDKHIEVIVRQMLRRVKITDPWDTNFLIGQSVEKWVFREENERIKADGEKPAKADPQLLGITKASLSTESWISAASFQETTKILTDAAVHGRVDNLSGLKENVIMGRLIPAGTGGILYRTAGFEADPPLPTEVREEVLPEDGAEEEETG